Proteins co-encoded in one Nitrospiraceae bacterium genomic window:
- a CDS encoding putative sulfate exporter family transporter, with amino-acid sequence MKNFRGILPGIAVIILIMIVSFFLSSLHQSFDMLIISIILGMVLGNFTKNILILSDGISFSLKIFLPIGIALYGTQLTFTGVETKQFPYVVLIFFMLFSFVYFFSKKLGFSKNISILLSTGISVCGSSAITVISPLIDAKKEETSLSVFVILIVGLAGMIFYPILNGIIMFDKNEFAFLTGTTLPTIGQVKTTALTAGQDVLSYALKLKLIRVSFLIFLPLIVLWLKGKEKKFYFPWFIIVFIMLAIIANIVNNQHYIFQIAESLSKFFLSGALAAIGFSVNFNSLFDEIKKAFIATFIPWSLIVLAICLTLIFSN; translated from the coding sequence ATGAAAAACTTTAGGGGAATATTACCGGGAATCGCAGTCATCATACTTATTATGATCGTTTCTTTCTTTTTATCTTCACTGCATCAATCATTTGATATGCTGATTATATCGATCATACTTGGAATGGTTTTGGGAAACTTCACAAAAAATATTTTGATTCTTTCAGACGGTATTTCATTTTCGCTGAAAATCTTTCTTCCGATAGGCATTGCCTTATACGGCACACAACTGACTTTTACAGGAGTGGAGACAAAACAGTTTCCTTATGTAGTTTTGATTTTCTTTATGCTTTTTTCATTTGTGTATTTTTTCTCCAAGAAACTTGGTTTTTCTAAGAACATAAGCATACTGCTCTCAACCGGCATATCAGTATGCGGCTCATCTGCAATTACAGTAATATCACCTCTTATAGATGCAAAAAAAGAAGAAACATCACTGTCAGTCTTTGTCATACTAATAGTCGGGTTAGCAGGAATGATATTTTATCCAATTCTCAACGGAATAATAATGTTCGACAAAAATGAATTCGCTTTTTTAACTGGCACTACCCTTCCAACAATAGGGCAAGTTAAGACAACTGCTCTTACAGCGGGACAAGACGTGCTTTCTTATGCGCTCAAATTAAAACTTATAAGGGTTTCATTCTTGATATTCCTTCCGCTGATTGTTCTATGGCTCAAAGGAAAAGAAAAGAAGTTTTATTTCCCCTGGTTTATTATTGTTTTTATCATGCTTGCGATAATCGCAAACATCGTAAATAATCAGCACTATATCTTTCAGATAGCTGAATCTCTCAGTAAGTTTTTTCTTAGCGGCGCACTTGCTGCAATAGGATTTTCTGTGAATTTTAACTCTTTATTTGATGAAATTAAAAAAGCTTTTATTGCTACATTCATACCATGGAGTTTAATCGTACTTGCCATATGTCTCACACTGATATTCTCCAATTAA
- a CDS encoding HD domain-containing protein: protein MLISNFNKDFDNTVRELSNSYEENSLLCKLSDIFACRNVNEIYENLVIEAAATLGVATTAVLFLDENNTMLHTKACYGIWEKNKILNGKREPLLNIMKSGMPVVFNKINEIDTSNNFYGLNSALFCPLTIKGRTVGLMILADKITAEAFYPSDIKLFRFIVNQAALAIENKILYQEIEDMMLGTIKSFVNALESTAEWTSGHAERVMLYSHGIANEMGIGKQQTDRLRICSLLHDIGKIAIPPHILNKKGPLDKEEWGIIKTHPTVGVKILSGLKTFDDILDGIKYHHEHWNGENGIFKLERNDIPLISRILTVSDAFDAMTSDRPYRDKISEKETLAEIKNLSKKQFDPQVVEALLVWISQQHQAS from the coding sequence TTGTTAATATCCAATTTTAATAAAGACTTTGATAATACCGTCAGAGAGCTGAGCAATTCATATGAAGAAAATTCTCTTCTATGCAAGCTTTCAGATATATTCGCATGCCGCAATGTTAATGAAATCTACGAAAATCTAGTCATCGAAGCTGCTGCAACTTTAGGGGTGGCAACAACCGCTGTTTTATTTCTTGATGAAAACAATACAATGCTTCATACAAAGGCGTGTTACGGCATATGGGAAAAGAACAAGATATTAAACGGTAAAAGGGAGCCGCTCTTGAACATAATGAAAAGCGGCATGCCCGTAGTATTCAATAAAATAAACGAGATAGATACCAGTAATAATTTCTACGGATTAAATTCTGCACTATTCTGTCCTTTGACAATAAAAGGCAGGACAGTCGGGTTAATGATACTTGCTGACAAAATAACAGCAGAGGCATTCTATCCCAGCGATATAAAACTTTTCAGATTTATAGTTAATCAGGCCGCCCTTGCAATTGAAAATAAAATCCTCTATCAGGAAATCGAAGATATGATGCTTGGCACAATAAAATCATTCGTAAACGCTCTTGAATCAACAGCAGAATGGACAAGCGGACATGCAGAGCGTGTGATGCTCTACAGTCACGGCATTGCGAATGAGATGGGCATAGGCAAACAACAGACTGATCGTCTGCGGATATGTTCTCTTTTGCATGACATCGGAAAGATTGCAATCCCTCCTCACATACTGAATAAAAAAGGACCCCTAGATAAAGAAGAATGGGGAATAATAAAAACACATCCTACTGTTGGAGTAAAAATTCTTTCTGGACTTAAAACATTTGATGATATTCTTGACGGAATAAAGTACCATCATGAGCATTGGAACGGAGAAAATGGGATATTTAAACTCGAACGCAATGACATACCTTTAATATCAAGAATACTTACTGTCTCTGATGCATTTGATGCAATGACATCTGACAGGCCTTACAGAGATAAGATTAGCGAAAAAGAAACTCTCGCTGAGATAAAAAACCTGTCAAAAAAACAGTTCGACCCTCAGGTGGTCGAGGCATTATTAGTTTGGATCAGCCAACAGCATCAAGCTTCCTGA
- the carA gene encoding glutamine-hydrolyzing carbamoyl-phosphate synthase small subunit, translating to MSGKALLVLSDGLVFEGISFGSEGETIGEVVFNTSMTGYQEIITDSSYKGQIVTMTYPQIGNYGVNTEDIESSGGPKIEGFVVKEYLDLPSNWRSSMSLKQYLTENKIVGIEGIDTRALTRHLRNKGAQMGIISTADMEPERLLLKVKKHPGISSLDLVKDVTTKKQYEWDEGCWNLCAKKNLQNSKLNTYKVIVYDFGIKLNILRNLVNAGFDVTVVPAQTPAEKVLEMNPDGVLLSNGPGDPETVKYGIESAKKLLGKKPIFGICLGHQILGLALGGRTYKLKFGHHGGNHPVKNLSTEKVEITSQNHNYCVDIKSIKDKVKLTHLNLYDNTEEGMQHAELPVFSVQYHPEAGPGPNDSVHLFKRFREIIEGKR from the coding sequence ATGAGTGGTAAGGCGTTACTGGTTCTCTCTGACGGTCTGGTTTTTGAGGGCATAAGTTTCGGCTCTGAAGGCGAGACTATAGGCGAAGTTGTTTTCAATACATCAATGACTGGGTATCAGGAGATAATTACTGACTCTTCATATAAAGGGCAGATAGTCACAATGACATATCCCCAGATTGGAAATTACGGTGTCAACACTGAAGATATAGAGTCATCAGGAGGCCCAAAGATTGAAGGGTTTGTTGTTAAGGAATATCTTGATCTGCCAAGCAACTGGCGTTCTTCAATGTCTTTAAAACAGTATCTTACAGAAAATAAAATTGTAGGAATAGAGGGAATTGACACAAGGGCTTTGACCAGACATTTAAGAAACAAGGGCGCACAGATGGGGATTATCTCGACTGCTGATATGGAGCCTGAAAGGCTGCTATTAAAGGTGAAAAAGCATCCCGGCATATCTTCGCTTGATCTTGTTAAGGATGTTACAACAAAAAAACAATATGAATGGGATGAAGGCTGTTGGAACTTATGTGCAAAGAAAAATCTTCAAAATTCAAAATTAAATACATATAAAGTTATTGTCTATGATTTTGGCATCAAGTTAAATATATTAAGAAATCTTGTGAATGCTGGATTTGATGTGACGGTTGTGCCTGCGCAGACGCCTGCTGAAAAAGTTCTTGAGATGAATCCTGATGGAGTGTTGCTAAGCAATGGTCCTGGAGACCCTGAGACAGTAAAATACGGAATTGAAAGCGCAAAGAAACTTTTAGGTAAGAAACCTATTTTTGGAATATGCCTTGGCCATCAGATTCTTGGACTTGCACTTGGAGGAAGAACATATAAACTTAAATTCGGCCACCATGGCGGCAATCATCCTGTCAAGAATTTATCAACCGAAAAAGTAGAGATAACATCACAGAATCATAATTATTGCGTAGATATAAAAAGCATAAAAGACAAGGTGAAACTAACGCATCTTAATTTATACGACAATACTGAAGAAGGCATGCAGCATGCAGAGTTGCCTGTTTTCTCAGTTCAATATCATCCAGAAGCCGGACCAGGACCAAATGATTCAGTTCATTTGTTTAAAAGATTTAGGGAGATAATTGAAGGGAAACGCTGA
- a CDS encoding aspartate carbamoyltransferase catalytic subunit, which produces MKLSSKDLLGIKDITKDEIMLVINTASGFKDVLKRDIKKVPALRGKTSVNLFFEPSTRTRTSFELAEKRLSLDVLSLSVPTSSVVKGESLIDTALNIQALGADFVIIRHSSSGAPHILAKHLKASVINAGDGTNEHPTQALLDAFTIKEKKGSFEGLKIAIVGDVLHSRVAKSNIYLLTKFGVELRLIGPPTLVPLELESLGVKVFHDIESGLRNADVIITLRIQMERQGKGFFPSTLEYFKYWGLTEERLRFADKDAIVMHPGPMNRGVEIESHIADGPKSVILEQVTNGLAVRMAVMYLLAGMRA; this is translated from the coding sequence ATGAAACTATCGTCAAAAGATCTTTTGGGAATAAAGGATATTACAAAAGATGAGATAATGCTTGTCATTAACACAGCGTCTGGCTTTAAGGATGTGCTTAAACGTGATATCAAAAAAGTCCCTGCCTTAAGAGGAAAGACCTCGGTTAATTTATTCTTTGAGCCCTCAACTAGGACAAGAACATCTTTTGAACTTGCTGAAAAAAGGCTCAGCCTTGATGTGCTCAGCCTTTCAGTGCCAACAAGCAGTGTTGTTAAGGGTGAAAGTCTGATTGACACAGCTTTGAATATACAGGCTCTTGGAGCAGACTTTGTAATCATAAGACATTCGTCTTCAGGCGCGCCTCATATACTTGCAAAGCATCTTAAGGCATCTGTTATAAATGCAGGTGATGGGACAAATGAACATCCGACTCAGGCTCTGCTTGATGCATTCACAATAAAAGAAAAAAAAGGGAGCTTTGAAGGTCTGAAGATTGCGATTGTAGGTGATGTGCTGCACAGCCGTGTGGCAAAATCAAATATTTATCTTCTTACAAAATTCGGAGTTGAACTCAGACTTATTGGTCCTCCTACGCTTGTTCCTCTCGAACTGGAATCTCTTGGAGTAAAAGTATTTCATGATATTGAATCAGGACTCAGAAATGCTGATGTGATTATTACTCTGAGAATACAGATGGAGAGGCAGGGTAAAGGATTTTTTCCTTCAACACTTGAATATTTCAAATACTGGGGACTTACAGAAGAACGACTCAGATTTGCTGATAAAGATGCAATCGTAATGCATCCTGGACCGATGAACAGAGGAGTAGAAATAGAATCACATATAGCAGACGGCCCGAAATCAGTAATACTTGAGCAAGTCACGAATGGTCTTGCTGTAAGAATGGCTGTTATGTATCTTCTGGCAGGTATGAGAGCATAG
- a CDS encoding TIGR02757 family protein, with protein MAKDIKQILDRFYRGYNFKERMFSDPIEFPHKYQSKNDIEISGFVSSCFAYGKVDLFKSVIEKILGFMGRSPYDFVKEFNADRDSEKFKNIRYRFNKEKDIVCLIHIISKLLKKHCSIENAFKKFFNEDDPDIETALKGFIKEITEINTTEIYGRNIKPQGLMQFFPSPKDGSACKRMNLFLRWMVRDRDIDFGIWDGIPKNKLVIPLDTHIAKISRCLGLATRKSPDWKMAVEITNSLKKLDSEDPLKYDFALCHHGISGVCKSNMQKSEECRGCIFKTD; from the coding sequence ATGGCCAAAGATATCAAGCAAATTCTGGACAGATTTTACAGAGGATACAATTTTAAGGAAAGGATGTTTTCTGACCCGATAGAGTTTCCGCACAAATATCAGAGCAAAAATGATATTGAAATCTCAGGTTTTGTATCCTCGTGTTTTGCTTATGGAAAAGTTGATTTATTCAAATCTGTAATAGAGAAAATACTCGGTTTTATGGGCAGGAGCCCATATGATTTTGTGAAGGAGTTTAATGCTGACAGGGATTCTGAAAAATTTAAAAATATACGATACAGGTTTAATAAAGAAAAGGATATTGTCTGCCTGATTCACATTATAAGCAAACTGCTCAAGAAACACTGCTCAATAGAAAATGCATTCAAGAAATTTTTCAATGAAGATGATCCTGACATTGAAACTGCGCTTAAAGGATTTATTAAAGAAATTACAGAGATAAACACAACAGAAATTTATGGCAGGAACATAAAGCCGCAAGGTTTAATGCAGTTTTTCCCTTCCCCTAAGGATGGCAGTGCGTGCAAAAGGATGAATCTTTTTCTTAGATGGATGGTAAGAGACAGGGATATTGATTTTGGCATTTGGGATGGAATTCCAAAAAACAAGCTTGTGATTCCTCTGGATACGCATATAGCAAAAATATCAAGATGTTTAGGCCTTGCAACTCGAAAATCTCCTGACTGGAAAATGGCTGTTGAGATAACGAATTCACTCAAAAAACTTGATTCTGAAGACCCGCTTAAATATGATTTTGCACTCTGCCATCACGGGATATCGGGTGTCTGCAAATCAAATATGCAAAAATCCGAGGAATGCAGAGGGTGTATTTTTAAAACTGATTGA
- the pyrR gene encoding bifunctional pyr operon transcriptional regulator/uracil phosphoribosyltransferase PyrR produces the protein MSKELMNKKDIDRTLARIAHEILEKNKGTKELCLFGVQRGGVYLAKRLANKIKEIEGKDIPVGAIDISFYRDDLNIRKEQPAVRNTEVPCEIADMKVVLVDDVLFTGRSTRAALDALMDIGRPANIQLAVLIDRGHRELPIKADFVGKNIPTALNEKIDVSLEEEGTEDKVTIE, from the coding sequence ATGTCTAAAGAACTAATGAATAAAAAAGATATTGACAGGACCCTTGCGCGCATTGCGCATGAGATTCTTGAAAAAAACAAGGGGACAAAAGAGCTCTGCCTGTTTGGTGTGCAAAGAGGAGGGGTATATCTTGCAAAGAGACTGGCAAACAAAATTAAAGAGATAGAAGGCAAGGACATACCTGTTGGAGCAATCGATATATCTTTTTACAGAGATGATCTTAATATCAGAAAAGAACAGCCTGCTGTAAGAAATACGGAAGTGCCGTGTGAAATTGCAGACATGAAAGTCGTGCTTGTAGATGATGTTCTTTTTACCGGCAGGTCAACAAGGGCTGCTCTGGATGCATTAATGGATATTGGAAGGCCTGCGAACATACAGCTTGCTGTGCTTATAGACAGGGGACACAGAGAGCTTCCTATAAAAGCCGACTTTGTCGGGAAAAACATCCCAACAGCCCTGAATGAAAAGATAGATGTGAGCCTTGAAGAAGAGGGAACAGAAGACAAGGTGACAATAGAATGA
- a CDS encoding dihydroorotase, translated as MNSILIKNGHIVDPSQKIDEIGDVLIEDGKIKTVGNSVEQSLVSGMQIIDAGGMYIFPGLIDMHTHLREPGFEYKETIKTGTTAAVKGGFTSVCAMPNTNPVNDNSSVTDFIIRKAIQEGACNVYPIGAITKKQKGEELAEMGIMHEEGCIAFSDDGSPVMNSMIMRRALEYSKVFNVPIISHCEDLILSESGVMNEGLLSLTLGLKGIPSEAEIIMVARDIALSTLTGGRLHVAHVSTEGSVRLIRNAKEMGIDVTAETCPHYFSLTEDAVKGYNTNAKVNPPLRTEKDIKAIKKALKDGTIDVIATDHAPHHRDEKLKEFDTAPSGISGLETAFSLSLKLVEEEIITINQLVEKMALNPAKILGLNKGNLKVGAGAELIIVDTKKEYIVDSEKFVSKGKNTPFEGFNLKGMVKTTICKGKIYEW; from the coding sequence ATGAATAGTATATTAATAAAAAACGGCCATATAGTAGACCCGTCACAGAAGATTGACGAGATAGGCGATGTATTAATTGAAGACGGAAAAATAAAAACTGTTGGAAATTCAGTTGAACAGTCTCTTGTCTCCGGCATGCAAATTATTGACGCAGGCGGGATGTATATCTTCCCTGGCTTAATAGATATGCATACACATTTGCGAGAACCTGGATTTGAATATAAGGAAACAATAAAAACCGGAACAACAGCAGCTGTTAAGGGCGGGTTTACATCAGTGTGTGCAATGCCCAATACCAATCCTGTTAATGACAACTCAAGCGTTACTGATTTTATTATAAGAAAAGCAATCCAAGAAGGCGCATGCAATGTATATCCAATAGGAGCAATAACAAAGAAACAAAAAGGCGAGGAATTGGCAGAGATGGGCATTATGCATGAAGAAGGATGCATTGCCTTTTCTGATGATGGAAGCCCTGTGATGAACAGTATGATAATGAGAAGGGCTCTTGAATATTCAAAAGTTTTTAACGTCCCTATAATATCTCATTGCGAGGATTTGATTTTGTCAGAAAGCGGTGTGATGAACGAAGGGCTGCTATCGCTCACACTTGGATTAAAAGGAATACCTTCTGAAGCTGAAATAATAATGGTTGCAAGGGATATAGCTTTGTCAACACTTACAGGCGGAAGACTTCATGTGGCGCATGTTTCTACTGAAGGTTCTGTAAGGCTAATCAGAAATGCAAAGGAAATGGGAATAGATGTTACTGCTGAGACATGTCCGCATTACTTCAGCCTGACAGAGGATGCAGTGAAAGGTTATAACACAAATGCAAAGGTTAATCCTCCTCTGAGAACAGAGAAGGATATTAAGGCGATTAAAAAAGCATTGAAAGACGGAACAATCGATGTGATTGCAACGGATCATGCTCCGCATCATAGAGATGAAAAACTGAAAGAGTTTGATACTGCGCCTTCAGGAATATCAGGGCTTGAGACAGCATTCAGTTTAAGTCTTAAACTTGTTGAAGAAGAGATTATTACTATAAATCAGCTGGTGGAGAAAATGGCCTTGAATCCGGCAAAGATATTAGGATTAAACAAAGGCAATCTAAAAGTCGGAGCTGGTGCTGAACTTATAATAGTTGATACGAAAAAAGAATATATTGTTGACTCTGAAAAATTTGTTTCTAAAGGGAAGAATACTCCCTTTGAAGGATTTAATCTTAAGGGCATGGTTAAGACTACTATATGCAAGGGAAAGATTTATGAGTGGTAA
- a CDS encoding YchF/TatD family DNA exonuclease codes for MIDTHCHLDMDAFSSDREDVIARAKESGIEALISVGSDNKGNLGSLALSKKYDFIYSSVGIHPHDAKDFSGETYNQIKKWGEEYKFSKEIKSDNPKIVAIGETGLDYHYDNSPRDIQKKVFRKHMELAQELDLPVIIHSREAKEDTLKVLRESKLNKGVLHCFSGDRDMAEKVMQMGFYISIAGPVTFGKSKELMEIVKIIPDKYLLIETDSPYLTPEPFRGKRNEPAYIVHTAKKIAELRNIGFEDIERITTLNSKKLFGIGELPEKGEFTYKIRDSLYINVTNRCTNKCSFCVRFHTDYVKGHNLRLSEEPTEDDIKAEVGDPSKYKEIVFCGYGEPLLRLDLVKNLACWVKEKNGSVRINTNGHGNIINKRNILPELKGIVDAVSVSLDAHDASTYNSICSPIFKNAFPEVIEFIKEAKKYIPIVQATVVEIKGVDIEKCKKITEDLGIILRIRKLDAVG; via the coding sequence ATGATTGATACACATTGTCATCTTGATATGGACGCCTTTTCTTCTGACAGAGAAGATGTCATAGCCCGCGCAAAAGAATCAGGAATAGAAGCGCTCATTTCTGTAGGTTCTGATAATAAAGGAAATCTTGGCAGCCTTGCACTTTCCAAAAAATACGATTTTATCTATTCTTCTGTTGGCATTCACCCGCATGATGCAAAAGATTTTTCTGGCGAGACATATAATCAAATCAAAAAATGGGGAGAAGAATATAAATTTTCAAAAGAAATAAAATCTGATAATCCCAAAATTGTTGCTATCGGGGAAACAGGGCTTGATTATCATTATGACAATTCACCTCGTGATATACAAAAAAAAGTATTCAGGAAACATATGGAATTAGCTCAGGAACTAGACCTGCCTGTTATTATTCACAGCAGAGAGGCAAAAGAAGATACACTTAAAGTACTGCGCGAATCAAAATTGAACAAAGGCGTATTGCATTGTTTTTCCGGAGACAGAGATATGGCAGAAAAGGTAATGCAGATGGGTTTTTATATTTCTATCGCAGGCCCTGTAACATTCGGCAAGTCCAAAGAATTGATGGAAATTGTAAAGATAATCCCCGACAAGTATCTACTTATTGAGACAGACTCCCCATATCTGACTCCGGAGCCTTTCAGAGGAAAGAGAAACGAACCCGCATATATTGTTCATACAGCTAAGAAAATAGCAGAGCTGAGGAATATTGGATTTGAGGATATTGAGAGAATTACAACATTAAATTCAAAAAAGTTATTCGGGATCGGAGAGCTACCAGAAAAAGGAGAATTTACTTATAAGATTAGAGATAGTCTTTATATAAATGTAACGAACAGATGTACGAATAAATGCTCTTTCTGCGTAAGATTTCATACTGATTATGTTAAGGGACACAATCTCAGACTCTCTGAAGAGCCTACAGAAGATGATATAAAAGCAGAAGTAGGTGACCCGTCTAAGTATAAGGAGATAGTATTCTGCGGATACGGAGAACCGCTGTTGAGACTTGATCTGGTTAAGAATCTTGCCTGCTGGGTTAAAGAAAAAAACGGTTCAGTAAGAATCAACACAAACGGGCATGGCAACATTATCAATAAAAGAAATATTCTTCCAGAACTTAAAGGGATTGTTGATGCGGTTTCAGTTAGTCTTGATGCACATGATGCATCTACTTATAACAGTATATGTTCTCCGATATTTAAAAACGCATTTCCCGAAGTAATAGAATTCATAAAAGAGGCTAAAAAATATATACCTATTGTTCAGGCAACAGTTGTAGAAATTAAAGGCGTTGATATAGAAAAGTGCAAAAAGATAACGGAAGATCTAGGCATTATACTGAGGATCAGGAAGCTTGATGCTGTTGGCTGA